Proteins co-encoded in one Bremerella sp. TYQ1 genomic window:
- a CDS encoding type I restriction endonuclease subunit R, whose translation MSSLEYSEDALVEQPAIALFAELGYEIANCWHETVGTSGATLGRETTEDVVLVPKLRSALQKLNPELDSEPITLAIEELLQDRSAMSLVQANREVYKLLKEGVKVSFENDEGEEVDETVRIIDWKESENNDFFLASQFWITSPSGIYKKRTDLIGFVNGLPLVFIELKKSHGKIEHAYKHNLKDYKSTIPQLFWFNALIILSNGSQAKVGSVTAGWEHFADWKRINDEGEQGIVSLETVIRGTCDKKRLLDLVENFTLFQDASGGVYKVVGKNHQYLGVNNAVQALDDIKENQGRLGVFWHTQGSGKSFSMAFFSQKVLRTVPGNWTFLIITDRTDLDSQIYKGFANTGIVTEDCQAESGEHLKQLLKEDHRFIFTLIQKFGAKKGEKYPKLSERSDIIVMTDEAHRSQYDTLALNMRNALPNAAFIGFTGTPLMAGEEKTKEVFGDYVSVYNFQQSIEDGATVPLFYENRIPELQLANENFNEDLEALIEAAELDEEQEKKLEREFAREYHLITRDDRLEKVAEDIVSHFMGRKEGGKGMVICIDKVTAVKMYDKVQKYWTAYLGGLKAQLAVADKLKRPELERQIAFMHETDMAVIVSSQQNEVETFKEKGLDIEPHRVRMVKEDMETKFKDADDPFRLVFVCAMWLTGFDSPSVSTIYLDKPMKNHTLMQTIARANRVFEDKNNGLIVDYVGVFRNLQKALAIYGSSSGGGVKEGECPIQKKDELVEDLRLAIAEALDFCKDRDVDVDAILKADGFQKVAYLDDAATNLVDKQVEEAVDDAVEQVIVNDELKKKFLSLVSQVVRLFKAILPDPSANEFAPIKTCLAVLAEKIRNFTEEATIDDIMNQVGELLDESIATKGYVIHTTEETSLIDLSQIDFEALKAHFEKGRKRTQAEQLKQAVGTKLQQMVQLNKTRTDLMEKFKKLIEEYNKGLDVDGFFAKLTDFVKELTEEEKRGVSEQLTEEELALFDILTKPEIDMTDKEKEEVKKVARALLQTLKQAKLVLDWRKKQRTRADVYTTVKTVLDELPRAYSPELYQQKCDVVYQHIYDSYQGEGRSIYLNA comes from the coding sequence ATGTCCAGCTTAGAATACTCGGAAGACGCACTTGTTGAGCAACCTGCCATCGCTCTGTTTGCTGAGCTAGGGTACGAAATCGCCAACTGCTGGCACGAGACAGTCGGAACGAGTGGGGCGACTCTGGGACGGGAAACGACCGAGGATGTCGTGCTGGTTCCCAAATTGCGGTCCGCATTACAAAAGTTGAATCCTGAACTCGACAGCGAACCGATCACTCTTGCTATCGAGGAACTCCTGCAAGATCGCTCGGCGATGAGTCTCGTGCAGGCGAATCGAGAGGTCTACAAACTGCTCAAGGAAGGCGTGAAGGTCAGCTTCGAGAACGATGAGGGTGAAGAAGTCGATGAAACGGTCCGCATCATCGACTGGAAAGAATCAGAGAACAACGACTTCTTCCTTGCCTCGCAGTTTTGGATTACTTCACCCAGCGGCATTTACAAGAAGCGAACTGACCTGATCGGGTTCGTGAACGGATTGCCGCTTGTCTTCATCGAGTTAAAGAAGAGTCACGGCAAGATCGAACATGCCTACAAGCACAATCTCAAGGACTACAAAAGCACGATCCCACAACTGTTCTGGTTCAACGCTCTGATCATCCTGTCCAATGGATCTCAGGCGAAGGTCGGTAGCGTTACTGCTGGCTGGGAACACTTCGCCGATTGGAAGCGGATCAACGACGAAGGGGAACAGGGGATCGTCTCCTTGGAGACGGTGATTCGGGGAACGTGCGACAAGAAACGCCTGCTTGATCTTGTGGAGAACTTCACGCTGTTTCAGGACGCCAGCGGCGGCGTGTACAAGGTCGTCGGTAAGAATCACCAGTATCTCGGCGTGAACAATGCTGTCCAAGCTCTGGACGACATCAAGGAAAATCAGGGGCGACTTGGTGTGTTCTGGCACACGCAGGGAAGCGGCAAGAGCTTTTCAATGGCGTTTTTTTCGCAGAAGGTGCTGCGAACCGTGCCGGGGAACTGGACGTTTCTGATAATCACCGACCGTACCGATCTTGATTCGCAAATCTACAAGGGTTTCGCAAATACAGGAATCGTTACCGAAGATTGTCAGGCAGAAAGTGGCGAACATCTCAAGCAACTTCTCAAGGAAGATCATCGGTTCATTTTCACGCTGATCCAGAAGTTCGGGGCAAAGAAGGGCGAGAAATACCCGAAGCTCTCCGAACGCAGCGACATCATCGTGATGACGGACGAAGCTCACCGTAGCCAGTACGACACACTGGCCCTCAACATGCGGAATGCTCTACCCAATGCTGCCTTCATCGGGTTTACTGGCACACCGCTGATGGCAGGCGAAGAGAAAACCAAAGAGGTCTTCGGCGATTACGTTTCTGTCTACAACTTCCAGCAGTCCATCGAGGACGGGGCGACGGTCCCACTCTTCTATGAAAACCGCATCCCCGAGCTGCAACTGGCGAACGAGAACTTCAACGAAGACTTGGAAGCGTTGATCGAGGCGGCGGAACTCGATGAAGAGCAGGAGAAAAAGCTTGAACGGGAGTTTGCACGAGAGTACCACCTGATTACTCGTGACGACCGTTTGGAGAAGGTGGCCGAGGACATTGTGTCGCACTTCATGGGTCGTAAGGAAGGCGGCAAAGGGATGGTCATCTGCATCGACAAGGTGACCGCCGTCAAGATGTACGACAAGGTACAAAAATACTGGACGGCGTATCTCGGTGGATTGAAGGCACAACTGGCGGTTGCTGATAAACTGAAGCGACCTGAACTGGAACGCCAGATCGCCTTCATGCATGAAACCGACATGGCTGTGATCGTGTCTTCGCAACAGAACGAGGTCGAGACGTTCAAGGAAAAGGGACTCGACATCGAGCCACATCGGGTCCGCATGGTCAAAGAGGACATGGAGACCAAGTTCAAGGACGCCGACGATCCGTTTCGCTTGGTCTTTGTCTGTGCGATGTGGTTGACCGGTTTCGACTCTCCTTCGGTTTCGACGATCTACCTCGACAAACCGATGAAGAACCACACGCTCATGCAGACCATCGCACGAGCGAACCGAGTTTTCGAGGACAAGAACAACGGCTTAATCGTTGATTACGTTGGCGTGTTCCGAAACTTGCAAAAGGCACTGGCAATCTACGGTTCGTCTTCGGGCGGCGGCGTCAAAGAGGGCGAATGCCCAATCCAGAAAAAGGACGAGTTGGTCGAAGACCTGCGACTCGCCATCGCAGAAGCGTTGGACTTCTGCAAAGACCGTGACGTAGATGTGGACGCCATCCTGAAGGCAGACGGCTTTCAGAAGGTCGCTTATCTCGATGATGCTGCCACGAATCTCGTGGACAAGCAGGTTGAAGAAGCGGTCGATGACGCCGTGGAACAAGTCATCGTCAACGACGAGTTGAAGAAGAAATTCCTATCGCTCGTCAGTCAGGTCGTCCGCTTGTTCAAAGCCATCCTGCCCGATCCGTCCGCCAACGAATTCGCCCCGATCAAGACTTGTCTGGCGGTCCTTGCTGAAAAGATTCGCAACTTCACCGAAGAAGCGACCATCGACGACATCATGAATCAGGTCGGTGAGTTGCTGGATGAGTCCATTGCCACCAAGGGCTACGTGATCCACACAACCGAAGAGACATCGCTGATCGACCTCAGCCAGATCGACTTTGAAGCATTGAAAGCCCATTTTGAAAAAGGTCGCAAGCGAACACAGGCGGAACAACTCAAACAAGCTGTCGGCACCAAGCTGCAACAGATGGTGCAGTTGAACAAGACACGCACCGACCTGATGGAAAAGTTCAAGAAGTTGATTGAAGAGTACAACAAGGGACTCGATGTCGATGGCTTCTTCGCCAAACTGACCGACTTTGTGAAGGAGTTGACCGAGGAAGAGAAGCGAGGCGTCTCCGAACAATTGACCGAGGAAGAACTAGCCCTTTTCGACATTCTCACCAAGCCCGAAATCGACATGACGGACAAGGAGAAGGAAGAGGTCAAGAAGGTCGCCCGTGCCCTGTTACAAACTTTGAAACAAGCCAAGCTCGTTCTCGACTGGCGAAAGAAGCAGCGAACACGGGCTGACGTTTACACCACCGTTAAGACCGTTCTCGACGAGTTACCGAGAGCGTACTCCCCTGAGTTGTACCAGCAGAAGTGCGACGTGGTTTACCAGCACATCTATGACAGCTATCAGGGCGAGGGACGGAGTATTTATCTCAATGCCTAA
- a CDS encoding NADAR family protein, whose amino-acid sequence MILIRKVKDEYGWLGNMSPFPVLYEGKKYRTTEALFQALRFDDEKIIESIREQKSPMAAKMIAKKHKDRMVVEPLSRDDLDNMRLVLRLKLLQHPKLRTFLLATGDQEIVEDCTKRPRGSGLFWGAANRDGEWVGENWLGRLWIKLRTELTQGCEVRMDQAAILTS is encoded by the coding sequence ATGATTCTGATTCGCAAGGTCAAAGACGAGTATGGCTGGCTGGGAAATATGTCGCCTTTTCCGGTCCTCTACGAAGGAAAGAAATACCGAACCACTGAGGCACTCTTTCAAGCTCTTCGTTTTGATGACGAGAAGATTATCGAGTCGATTCGAGAACAGAAGTCGCCAATGGCGGCAAAAATGATCGCAAAGAAGCATAAAGACCGAATGGTGGTCGAGCCACTCAGCAGAGATGACCTCGACAATATGAGATTGGTGTTGCGACTCAAATTGCTGCAACACCCGAAACTTCGAACTTTTCTGCTCGCCACCGGCGATCAGGAGATTGTCGAGGACTGTACAAAACGACCACGTGGATCCGGCCTATTTTGGGGTGCAGCAAATCGAGATGGTGAATGGGTTGGTGAGAACTGGCTGGGTCGTCTCTGGATCAAGTTGCGTACTGAGTTGACGCAAGGATGCGAAGTACGAATGGACCAAGCAGCAATCCTAACGAGTTAG
- a CDS encoding restriction endonuclease subunit S, which produces MPPRNPEWQTYQLGDLCDICRGSSPRPIADQRFFVGGTIPWIKIADATSSGKYLYKTKQYVNELGASHSRLLPKGALIIACSGVTLGYTQMLGVKGCAHDGWLIPSNFRGIDKHFLYYFFLWKNSFFHSSSYGAAIQNINTTILKEMEVTIPSLPTQRKIASILSAYDNLIENNTRRIAILEEMAQTIYRQWFVHYRFPGHENIKLVDSPMGKIPEGWEVRRLRDLVEATRGFSYKGKHLASTGTPMHNLNSVLEGGGYKYAGIKFYDGSYKDKHIVRSGDLVVANTEQGFDRRLIGFAALIPQMFDCDCIASHHLYIVRPHEATYLTPVWLLHLFNSKGFQRAVSGYANGTTINMLPVDALSIPTLPVPPKHLVEEFSEVAMQMAKEKEVLHRKNDNLRATRDLLLPKLISGQLDVESLDIDTGELAEELEEATT; this is translated from the coding sequence ATGCCCCCACGCAACCCCGAATGGCAAACATACCAATTGGGCGACCTATGTGACATATGCAGAGGCTCGTCACCAAGACCTATTGCGGACCAGCGTTTTTTTGTTGGTGGTACAATTCCGTGGATCAAGATCGCAGACGCTACGAGCTCAGGAAAATACCTCTACAAGACGAAGCAGTATGTTAATGAACTTGGAGCATCGCATAGTCGATTGTTGCCCAAAGGAGCATTGATTATTGCTTGCAGTGGAGTGACGCTTGGGTACACGCAAATGCTCGGCGTTAAAGGGTGTGCCCATGACGGTTGGTTAATTCCAAGTAATTTTCGTGGAATCGACAAGCATTTCCTCTATTACTTCTTCTTGTGGAAAAACTCATTTTTTCACTCGTCGTCTTACGGAGCGGCTATTCAGAACATTAATACGACGATTCTGAAAGAGATGGAAGTGACAATTCCATCCCTACCAACTCAACGAAAGATCGCCTCGATCCTCTCGGCTTACGACAACCTGATCGAGAACAACACCCGCCGTATTGCCATTCTGGAAGAGATGGCTCAGACGATCTATCGCCAGTGGTTCGTCCACTACCGCTTTCCTGGCCACGAAAACATCAAACTCGTGGACTCCCCGATGGGGAAGATTCCAGAAGGTTGGGAGGTAAGGCGATTGCGTGACCTAGTCGAAGCCACAAGGGGATTTAGCTACAAGGGCAAACATTTGGCAAGCACTGGCACGCCGATGCATAACCTGAATTCCGTACTCGAAGGTGGTGGCTACAAGTACGCAGGAATAAAGTTTTACGATGGTTCCTACAAGGACAAACACATCGTTCGATCTGGCGATCTGGTTGTCGCTAACACAGAGCAGGGGTTTGATAGGCGATTGATTGGCTTTGCGGCACTAATCCCGCAAATGTTCGACTGTGATTGTATAGCGAGCCATCACTTGTACATAGTGCGACCACATGAGGCAACGTATTTGACTCCTGTTTGGCTGCTCCACTTGTTCAATAGCAAGGGATTCCAGCGGGCGGTTTCTGGTTACGCTAATGGGACAACGATAAACATGCTTCCCGTTGATGCACTTTCAATTCCTACACTCCCGGTGCCACCGAAACACTTGGTTGAAGAATTCTCGGAAGTGGCGATGCAGATGGCAAAAGAGAAGGAAGTGTTGCATCGAAAGAACGATAACCTTCGAGCCACTCGTGACCTTCTGCTTCCCAAGCTGATCTCTGGTCAACTCGATGTTGAATCCCTCGACATCGATACCGGCGAACTGGCCGAGGAGTTGGAGGAGGCAACCACATGA
- a CDS encoding DUF2441 domain-containing protein encodes MPEVDNAIFYRIEPWISKWAEGDTFSIGVDRNRFTKDWQSARIKFSPAQTVTPEYVNLALTKTYDDLVERKQHRIEREEYEKLMLLLKSTLDGIHTSVLGVREYAFEAVRLEKYSQLPSRMHCSFLVPDDPRCVKYWWDELKTQEQGTQFLGERKIFKVKVSGIIHKVSQEHLTPLRTCSVIQWRSLAEKYWGESSDESEEDEILFTGNLSVLERVQISTFGLQKS; translated from the coding sequence ATGCCTGAAGTTGACAACGCAATTTTCTACCGAATCGAACCTTGGATCTCTAAATGGGCCGAAGGAGACACGTTTTCGATTGGCGTCGATCGAAATAGGTTCACAAAGGATTGGCAGTCAGCAAGGATCAAGTTTTCTCCAGCACAAACGGTCACGCCTGAATATGTGAATCTGGCACTGACCAAAACCTATGACGACCTTGTTGAACGAAAGCAACACAGAATTGAACGAGAAGAGTATGAGAAGCTGATGTTGCTTTTGAAGTCAACATTGGACGGAATCCATACATCCGTGCTTGGTGTCCGAGAATATGCTTTTGAGGCGGTTCGGCTCGAAAAATATTCTCAATTGCCTTCAAGAATGCATTGTTCGTTCTTAGTGCCAGATGACCCAAGGTGTGTCAAATACTGGTGGGATGAGTTGAAAACTCAAGAGCAAGGTACTCAGTTTCTGGGCGAGCGAAAAATATTCAAGGTCAAGGTGTCAGGAATTATTCATAAGGTAAGTCAGGAGCATCTAACGCCGCTGCGTACGTGCTCAGTAATTCAATGGAGAAGTCTTGCTGAAAAGTATTGGGGAGAAAGCAGCGATGAATCAGAGGAAGATGAGATTCTATTCACAGGAAACTTAAGTGTATTAGAGCGAGTGCAGATTTCTACGTTTGGCTTACAAAAGTCCTGA
- a CDS encoding site-specific DNA-methyltransferase has protein sequence MSDLLLPIDSVVCGSSEEVLSSFPDSSIDLCVTSPPYDSLRNYNGYSFDSERVIRQLYRVLKPGGVVVWIIGDAVKNGSESGSSFEQFLQFKDQGFRIHDTMIYEKKGIRYPDTKRYYQCFEYMTVFSKGSPKTVRQIRDRENLSAGNVNRYTRREKDGTLTKISRQTTTKKFGVRRNIWSYDTGIWHTAPDNLWLSHPAVMPLRLAEDHISTWSNRGDVVLDVCCGSGQVCLASLIHDRRYIGIDCSAEYVDLANRRIDLYQRTLDHDTLESIITLEELWCEADLT, from the coding sequence ATGAGTGATTTGTTACTTCCAATTGACTCGGTAGTGTGTGGCTCCTCTGAGGAGGTGCTTTCAAGTTTTCCAGATTCTTCAATTGACCTATGCGTGACGAGTCCGCCCTATGACTCCCTACGTAACTACAACGGATATTCGTTCGATTCCGAACGGGTTATTCGTCAATTGTACCGGGTACTAAAACCCGGCGGCGTCGTCGTTTGGATCATAGGTGATGCGGTCAAGAATGGTTCTGAATCCGGTTCGAGTTTTGAACAGTTCCTACAATTTAAGGATCAGGGGTTCCGAATCCATGACACAATGATTTACGAGAAGAAAGGGATTCGTTATCCGGATACGAAGCGGTACTACCAATGTTTCGAATACATGACGGTATTTTCGAAGGGGAGCCCAAAAACCGTCCGTCAAATTCGTGATCGAGAGAACCTATCTGCTGGAAATGTAAATAGGTATACGAGGCGTGAAAAGGACGGCACCCTAACGAAGATCAGTAGGCAAACCACGACGAAGAAGTTTGGCGTACGCAGAAATATCTGGTCGTACGATACCGGGATTTGGCACACGGCTCCTGACAATCTTTGGCTGTCCCATCCAGCAGTCATGCCACTAAGACTGGCAGAAGATCATATCTCCACTTGGTCAAATCGTGGTGACGTTGTCCTTGACGTTTGCTGCGGTAGTGGTCAGGTCTGCCTTGCCTCGTTGATCCATGACAGACGATACATCGGTATCGACTGCTCAGCAGAATACGTGGATCTTGCGAATAGAAGGATCGACCTTTATCAACGAACGCTAGATCATGATACTCTCGAATCCATCATCACACTCGAAGAACTGTGGTGCGAAGCGGATCTCACCTAA
- a CDS encoding class I SAM-dependent DNA methyltransferase codes for MANNNSDTERRLWAAADEFRANSDLKSSEYSTPVLGLIFLRYADHKFTAAEKELAGKGSGRRAIGKEDYQAKGVMYLPPDARFSHLLALPEGENVGKAINEAMRAVEAENEELKGVLPKTYTKIDNSILVSLLKNFSQLQIDAEGDVFGRIYEYFLGNFAMAEGQKGGEFFTPTSLVKLIVEIIEPYHGRIFDPACGSGGMFAQSAEFIKAHKNNPSVEISCYGQERVGETRQLCMMNLAVHSMSGDIRLGNSYYEDLHDGLGKFDFVMANPPFNVDKVDKDRIKDDPRFPFGMPRNDNANYLWIELFYSSLNEIGRAGFVMANSAADARQSELEIRKKLLQEQAVDVMVAIGPNFFYTVTLPCTLWFLDKGKKDTDRKDKVLFIDARHTFRQVDRAHRKFSPKQIEFLANIVRLYRGEKPEFIASEDEEHPGEEPDLKAMFHKLKYADVPGLCKVATLEEIEEQGYSLNPGRYVGVADRDEDDFDFAERLEELNEELTVLNSEATELEERIANSVTKIMETL; via the coding sequence ATGGCAAATAACAACTCAGATACAGAACGACGGCTGTGGGCTGCAGCCGATGAGTTTCGGGCGAACTCCGATCTCAAGTCGTCGGAATACTCAACGCCCGTGCTGGGGCTCATCTTTCTGCGTTACGCCGATCACAAGTTCACCGCTGCCGAGAAGGAGCTGGCTGGCAAAGGTTCGGGCAGACGTGCCATCGGCAAGGAGGACTATCAGGCGAAGGGCGTGATGTACCTTCCGCCCGACGCTCGATTCTCTCATCTGCTCGCACTCCCAGAAGGCGAGAATGTAGGCAAAGCTATCAACGAGGCGATGAGGGCGGTTGAAGCTGAGAACGAAGAGTTGAAAGGTGTCTTGCCAAAGACGTACACTAAGATCGACAACTCGATACTTGTCTCACTGCTCAAAAACTTCTCCCAACTTCAGATTGACGCCGAGGGCGACGTTTTTGGACGCATCTATGAATACTTCCTCGGTAATTTCGCAATGGCGGAGGGCCAGAAAGGTGGAGAATTCTTCACGCCGACCTCATTGGTCAAATTGATCGTCGAAATCATCGAGCCGTACCACGGTCGCATCTTCGATCCGGCCTGTGGATCGGGGGGAATGTTCGCTCAGAGTGCGGAATTCATCAAAGCCCACAAGAACAACCCGTCAGTGGAAATCTCCTGTTACGGTCAAGAGCGTGTTGGTGAGACCCGTCAGCTTTGCATGATGAACCTCGCTGTTCACTCGATGTCGGGCGACATTCGCTTGGGGAACAGCTACTACGAAGATCTGCATGACGGTCTCGGCAAGTTCGACTTCGTGATGGCCAATCCGCCGTTCAACGTGGACAAAGTGGACAAAGACCGCATCAAAGACGATCCCCGTTTCCCCTTCGGAATGCCACGCAACGACAACGCCAATTACCTGTGGATCGAGTTGTTCTATAGCTCGCTCAACGAGATCGGTCGTGCTGGCTTCGTCATGGCGAATTCGGCGGCAGATGCCCGTCAGTCTGAGTTGGAGATTCGCAAAAAGCTGTTGCAGGAACAGGCTGTCGATGTGATGGTCGCCATCGGTCCGAACTTTTTTTATACGGTCACGCTCCCCTGCACTCTGTGGTTCTTAGACAAAGGGAAGAAAGACACCGACCGCAAGGACAAAGTGCTGTTCATCGACGCCCGTCACACGTTCCGACAGGTTGATCGGGCACATCGCAAGTTCAGCCCAAAGCAAATCGAGTTCCTCGCCAATATCGTTCGCTTGTATCGGGGCGAAAAGCCAGAATTCATCGCTAGTGAAGATGAAGAACATCCCGGCGAGGAACCGGACTTGAAGGCGATGTTCCACAAATTGAAATATGCCGATGTCCCCGGTCTCTGCAAGGTCGCCACGCTGGAAGAGATCGAAGAGCAGGGATACAGCCTCAACCCCGGTCGCTACGTTGGCGTGGCGGATAGGGATGAAGACGATTTCGACTTCGCCGAACGACTCGAAGAACTGAACGAGGAACTGACAGTACTCAACAGCGAAGCCACTGAACTCGAAGAACGCATTGCGAACAGCGTTACCAAAATCATGGAGACGCTGTAA
- a CDS encoding ATP-binding protein codes for MKEFGFHSDDEMLASFEQKVQLIRDRVRGVAHRYYTAAYLVGRPGTSKTFTVRQELEQLGIPFVLRNARMSPMGLFDFLHEHPEHVVVLDDIASLFGQGPALQILMAALDGDPGQPRKVTYKTRDKDISFEFSGGIIAISNVPLRNDPLANAVASRVVQLEHEPTDEEIAAFMRQLSLTGYKELSSDQCREVANFVVLETRNYDERLDLRHLTKAYEDRRQWEHGESQTAWQDLVRTSLKKMLTSRATPRSKAEEIDEQRDRVKRAIEAFPDDRKKQMEEADLKKSTFYKRLKEVK; via the coding sequence ATGAAAGAATTTGGTTTCCACAGCGACGATGAAATGCTCGCCAGTTTCGAGCAGAAAGTCCAACTGATTCGAGATCGAGTCCGGGGAGTCGCACACCGCTACTACACTGCGGCGTACCTTGTCGGACGTCCCGGTACCTCGAAGACATTTACAGTACGCCAGGAACTGGAACAGCTTGGCATCCCTTTCGTCCTTCGTAATGCACGAATGTCACCAATGGGTTTGTTTGACTTTCTGCACGAGCATCCGGAACACGTTGTTGTCCTGGACGATATTGCTTCGCTATTTGGCCAAGGGCCGGCATTGCAAATCTTGATGGCTGCACTGGATGGCGACCCAGGACAACCTCGCAAGGTTACTTATAAGACCCGTGACAAGGACATTTCTTTCGAGTTCTCAGGAGGAATCATTGCCATCAGCAATGTGCCGCTAAGGAATGACCCACTTGCGAATGCGGTCGCAAGTCGAGTCGTTCAACTAGAACACGAACCAACGGATGAAGAGATAGCCGCTTTCATGCGGCAGTTGTCCTTGACTGGCTACAAGGAATTGTCCTCGGATCAGTGCCGAGAAGTCGCCAATTTTGTGGTTTTAGAAACTCGAAACTATGACGAAAGACTCGATCTTCGCCATCTCACGAAAGCTTACGAAGACCGCCGCCAGTGGGAGCATGGCGAATCGCAGACAGCATGGCAGGATCTTGTCCGTACAAGTCTCAAGAAAATGCTGACGAGCCGAGCAACACCCAGGTCGAAGGCGGAAGAAATCGACGAACAGCGTGACCGGGTGAAGCGTGCCATTGAAGCATTTCCAGATGATAGGAAGAAGCAAATGGAAGAAGCAGACCTAAAGAAAAGCACCTTTTACAAACGGCTAAAGGAAGTCAAGTGA
- a CDS encoding DUF3883 domain-containing protein, translating into MSVDFLDDVFAKPMIFFRIGWMERYRGLNAGDTIKGGGSFVEKHQFGFEAFNFLPFDGRVYGWAMPGTKPNTEEFREIALQRIDSGANGDSLDGVVAVWIATAPEGGAYVVGWYDDATIYRSPQASPGDARRVFRNPDQEEVESVGYITSGPASKAVLLLKDERIIHIPRRGKGTFGQANLWYADDPEIPLHREVREKVLLAIQGTINPRRNIGRTQDVHRKQRVESAAIDAVTRYYTENGYDVRSVESDNVGWDLEATLGDRMLRIEVKGLSGPDIAVELTPNEYRMMQKHRQSYRLCTVTSALDDPQLEVFYHSNEWNGWGSSSGLRLTIDEIISARCTGRNTGGESCPA; encoded by the coding sequence ATGAGTGTTGATTTCCTCGATGATGTGTTTGCTAAGCCAATGATCTTCTTTCGGATCGGTTGGATGGAGCGTTATCGAGGACTCAATGCTGGCGACACGATCAAAGGTGGCGGCTCCTTCGTTGAGAAGCATCAATTCGGATTCGAAGCATTCAACTTTCTTCCCTTCGATGGCAGGGTCTATGGATGGGCGATGCCCGGCACCAAGCCAAACACCGAAGAATTCCGTGAGATCGCTTTACAACGAATCGACTCTGGTGCAAATGGCGATTCACTGGATGGGGTGGTTGCCGTCTGGATTGCCACTGCTCCCGAAGGCGGTGCTTATGTCGTTGGCTGGTACGACGACGCAACGATTTATCGTAGTCCGCAGGCCAGCCCCGGTGACGCTCGACGAGTATTTCGGAATCCAGATCAGGAGGAAGTTGAATCGGTTGGCTATATCACATCCGGCCCTGCTTCAAAGGCCGTGTTGCTTTTAAAGGATGAACGAATCATCCATATCCCACGGCGAGGCAAAGGGACTTTTGGTCAAGCGAATCTTTGGTACGCCGACGATCCTGAAATTCCGCTTCATCGAGAGGTTCGGGAAAAGGTTCTCCTTGCCATTCAAGGCACGATCAATCCAAGGCGAAACATTGGCCGCACACAAGATGTGCATCGGAAACAGCGAGTGGAATCGGCTGCTATCGATGCCGTTACGAGATACTACACGGAGAATGGATACGACGTGCGATCCGTGGAGTCGGACAATGTTGGCTGGGATTTGGAGGCAACACTTGGCGACCGCATGTTGAGGATCGAAGTAAAGGGTTTATCTGGTCCAGACATCGCCGTCGAGTTAACGCCGAACGAATACCGAATGATGCAAAAGCATCGACAGAGCTATCGACTGTGTACCGTTACGAGTGCATTGGATGATCCACAGTTGGAGGTCTTCTACCACAGTAACGAATGGAATGGCTGGGGTTCGAGTAGTGGTCTCCGTCTGACAATTGATGAGATCATTTCCGCCCGTTGTACGGGGAGAAACACGGGAGGCGAGTCATGTCCAGCTTAG